A region of Epinephelus fuscoguttatus linkage group LG1, E.fuscoguttatus.final_Chr_v1 DNA encodes the following proteins:
- the ahcy gene encoding adenosylhomocysteinase, with the protein MSEKLPYKVADISLAEWGRKAIDIAENEMPGLMKMRELYGQTKPLKGARIAGCLHMTLQTAVLIETLTALGAEVQWSSCNIFSTQDHAAAAIAKSGVPVYAWKGETDEEYVWCIEQTLYFKDGQPLNMILDDGGDLTNMVHTKYPKLLAGIRGVSEETTTGVHNLYKMMKKGELKMPAINVNDSVTKSKFDNLYGCRESLIDGIKRATDVMIAGKVAVVAGYGDVGKGCVQALRGFGARVIVTEIDPINALQAAMEGYEVTTMDEACKEGNIFVTTTGCEDIILGHHFENMKDDAIVCNIGHFDCEIDMSWLNKNAAEKVNIKPQVDRFRLKNGRHVIVLAEGRLVNLGCAMGHPSFVMSNSFTNQVLAQIELWTNTAKYPIGVYFLPKKLDEQVAAAHLDKLGVKLTTLTDKQAKYLGLPTEGPFKPDHYRY; encoded by the exons ATGTCTGAGAAACTTCCCTACAAAGTTG CTGACATCAGCCTGGCCGAATGGGGGCGCAAGGCCATCGACATTGCAGAGAACGAGATGCCCGGTCTGATGAAGATGAGGGAGCTGTATGGTCAGACCAAGCCTCTGAAGGGTGCCCGTATTGCTGGCTGCCTCCACATGACCCTGCAGACTGCCGTGCTCATCGAGACCCTCACCGCCCTCGGAGCTGAG GTTCAGTGGTCGAGCTGTAACATCTTCTCCACTCAGGACCACGCTGCTGCCGCCATCGCAAAGTCTGGCGTTCCAG TGTATGCGTGGAAAGGTGAGACCGATGAGGAGTACGTGTGGTGCATTGAACAGACTCTGTACTTCAAGGATGGTCAGCCCCTCAACATGATCCTGGACGACGGAGGTGACCTCACCAACATGGTCCACACCAAGTACCCCAAACTGCTGGCAG GTATccgtggcgtgtcagaggagaccACAACAGGTGTCCACAACCTGTACAAGATGATGAAAAAGGGCGAGCTGAAAATGCCCGCCATTAACGTCAACGACTCAGTCACAAAG AGTAAGTTTGACAACCTGTACGGCTGCAGGGAAAGTCTGATCGACGGCATCAAGAGAGCCACCGATGTGATGATTGCTGGTAAAGTTGCAGTGGTTGCTGGCTACGGTGACGTAGGTAAAGGCTGTGTCCAGGCTCTGCGTGGGTTCGGCGCTCGCGTCATCGTCACTGAAATCGACCCCATCAACGCCCTGCAGGCCGCCATGGAGG GTTATGAGGTCACCACCATGGATGAGGCTTGTAAGGAAGGAAACATCTTCGTCACCACCACCGGTTGTGAGGACATCATCCTGGGACA TCACTTTGAGAACATGAAGGACGATGCCATCGTTTGTAACATCGGACACTTTGACTGTGAGATCGACATGAGCTGGCTCAACAAAAACGCTGCAGAGAAGGTCAACATCAAGCCACAG gtCGATCGCTTTCGTTTGAAGAACGGCCGTCACGTCATCGTCCTGGCTGAGGGCAGACTGGTCAACCTGGGCTGTGCCATGGGACACCCGTCCTTCGTCATGAGCAACTCTTTCACCAACCAG GTTCTGGCTCAGATCGAGTTGTGGACGAATACCGCCAAATACCCCATTGGAGTCTACTTCCTGCCcaaaaag ttgGACGAGCAGGTGGCAGCCGCTCACCTGGATAAACTGGGGGTGAAGCTGACCACGCTGACAGACAAGCAGGCCAAGTACCTGGGTCTGCCCACCGAGGGGCCCTTCAAACCGGACCACTATCGCTACTGA